The Atribacterota bacterium genome has a window encoding:
- a CDS encoding C45 family peptidase — translation MLSMITMEGRPEEIGMAHGTQFKEQIHKAYQELCQFGDILSAKRKVVLVKRYLDHVSATFPDLLEEMQGIALGAEMSLESIGELTLWEELKALAMDPQDGVPHGCTSVCFLNTPDGTVVGKTTDIEDFQRPYYVLQHLVPQNGYRLIGLGKIGSTKIEVGLNEKGLCIATGSLAPLEQDVDGIERMTLVRLALERCSNVDEAITFISRHHLIRLGLYFLLADPIKACVIEKSTIHQGFRFPSHQGTLFATNFYLTPHMAPLMNRNAFYYQNALERYANLSILVETGLPAQGLSGMKTLLRNHSALGPVCAHFNDLGMCSFYACIILPQTLRFLLADGFPCQTEFQAFSIQVHHHPQEGF, via the coding sequence GAACTCTGCCAGTTCGGTGATATCTTATCAGCAAAAAGGAAGGTGGTGCTGGTAAAACGATACTTAGACCATGTATCTGCCACTTTTCCCGATCTTCTGGAGGAGATGCAGGGAATTGCCCTTGGAGCCGAGATGTCACTGGAAAGTATCGGAGAGTTGACCCTATGGGAAGAGTTAAAAGCCCTGGCGATGGATCCCCAAGACGGTGTTCCCCATGGCTGCACCAGCGTGTGTTTTCTCAATACCCCCGATGGAACCGTGGTAGGAAAGACCACCGACATCGAGGATTTTCAGAGACCCTACTATGTTCTTCAGCACCTCGTACCCCAAAATGGGTATCGGCTGATTGGTCTTGGAAAAATCGGCAGCACCAAAATCGAGGTTGGACTCAATGAAAAGGGTTTATGCATCGCCACCGGTTCGCTTGCACCCCTTGAACAGGATGTTGACGGAATTGAGCGGATGACTCTGGTGCGGCTGGCTTTAGAGCGTTGCAGCAACGTGGATGAAGCCATCACGTTTATCTCCCGTCATCACCTTATCCGTTTAGGTCTCTACTTTCTGCTCGCAGACCCCATTAAAGCATGCGTGATTGAAAAAAGCACCATCCATCAGGGATTTCGCTTTCCCAGTCATCAGGGGACCCTTTTTGCCACCAATTTCTATTTGACCCCGCACATGGCTCCTCTCATGAATCGGAATGCTTTCTACTACCAGAACGCTTTGGAACGGTATGCAAATCTGAGTATTCTCGTTGAAACCGGCCTTCCAGCACAAGGGCTCTCAGGTATGAAAACACTGCTTCGTAACCACAGTGCACTTGGACCAGTCTGTGCCCATTTCAACGATTTAGGTATGTGTAGTTTTTACGCGTGCATCATCTTACCCCAAACGCTCCGGTTTTTACTTGCGGACGGTTTTCCCTGCCAGACGGAATTCCAAGCGTTCTCTATACAGGTTCATCACCATCCACAGGAGGGGTTCTGA